In Leptodactylus fuscus isolate aLepFus1 chromosome 2, aLepFus1.hap2, whole genome shotgun sequence, one genomic interval encodes:
- the AMER2 gene encoding APC membrane recruitment protein 2: MDLHCDCAESPAAEQPSGKINKTAFKIFGKRKAGSAMPTIFGVKSKGDGKTTSKMGMVRSKTLDGLADAVLENNKKDEQSPSEAAAADTTSPDANSQAVPIKTDVSPSSPVSKSHSFFSLLKKNGKLENVKGENAEQRAGSRQKKGLKGLFNSIRWNRKDKNNKDDKEGAIENQPGLILSGSLTASLECIKEEIQKPLCDPEIPAETLTVDLPSEDQSGEVTTSLEDNPPKATEESPCSSHQPIKPQDGETAGSPHMEHTDQLPEPALETQQDKKDENITGCGDIIADQEDDGGSGPGARLIHGNGKKAISKKTPNIIAYQGGGEEMASPDQVDDNDIQEFLGMIPQPEDVSKEVTKVSTSRQSSREEKRTESTCETTVAKPSKMKQLANNCNGKGDVKSRGKEQRDSVRNSDEGYWDSPTPGPEEEPSKSAGKKALSRDSCSGDALYDLYTEPEENTSRAHAEEKRPCQAHVKPLSPVTVTCPVKANFTKDSKIPISIKHLPVHPPSQPADTGSSTTPSTATHPPVKSELPRTKIPVSKVLVRRVSNKVITGPSGRTALHEPARK, from the exons ATGGACTTGCATTGTGATTGTGCTGAGTCCCCGGCAGCTGAGCAGCCATCGGGGAAGATTAATAAGACTGCTTTCAAAATATTCGGCAAGAGGAAGGCGGGCAGTGCTATGCCCACGATATTTGGTGTGAAAAGCAAGGGAGATGGGAAGACCACAAGCAAAATGGGCATGGTACGGAGCAAGACCCTGGATGGATTAGCTGATGCCGTGCTGGAGAACAACAAGAAAGACGAGCAGAGTCCATCGGAAGCCGCCGCCGCTGATACCACCAGCCCTGACGCCAACAGCCAGGCAGTCCCAATAAAGACAGATGTGTCGCCCAGCAGCCCCGTATCTAAGTCACACAGTTTCTTTTCATTGCTAAAAAAGAACGGGAAATTGGAGAACGTGAAAGGGGAGAATGCAGAACAGAGAGCTGGCAGCAGACAAAAGAAGGGACTGAAGGGCTTGTTTAACAGCATACGGTGGAATAGAAAGGACAAAAATAACAAGGACGATAAAGAAGGGGCTATAGAAAATCAACCCGGCCTTATCCTATCCGGTTCTTTGACGGCAAGCTTAGAATGCATCAAGGAGGAAATACAAAAACCTTTGTGTGATCCAGAAATACCTGCAGAGACTCTCACAGTTGATTTACCCTCTGAGGACCAGAGCGGGGAAGTCACAACCTCACTTGAGGACAATCCGCCAAAAGCGACAGAAGAATCTCCCTGCTCTTCACATCAACCCATCAAACCCCAAGATGGGGAGACTGCAGGTAGCCCGCACATGGAGCACACTGACCAGCTACCGGAACCAGCGCTGGAGACCCAACAGGATAAAAAGGATGAGAACATAACAG GATGTGGTGATATTATTGCCGACCAAGAAGATGATGGAGGCAGCGGTCCCGGTGCGAGACTTATCCATGGGAATGGCAAGAAAGCCATTTCCAAAAAGACCCCAAATATTATTGCCTATCAGGGAGGTGGAGAGGAGATGGCAAGCCCAGATCAGGTAGACGACAATGACATTCAAGAATTTTTGGGGATGATACCTCAACCGGAGGATGTGAGTAAAGAGGTGACCAAAGTGAGTACCAGTAGACAGTCCTCAAGGGAGGAAAAACGTACCGAGAGCACCTGTGAGACAACTGTGGCAAAACCATCTAAAATGAAACAACTTGCTAATAACTGTAACGGGAAAGGGGACGTGAAAAGTCGAGGGAAGGAGCAGAGGGACTCTGTTCGGAATAGCGATGAAGGTTATTGGGATTCACCAACACCGGGGCCAGAGGAAGAGCCCTCTAAGAGTGCTGGAAAGAAAGCCCTATCCAGAGACAGCTGCAGTGGAGATGCACTCTATGACCTATATACAGAACCCGAGGAAAACACATCCAGAGCGCATGCGGAAGAGAAAAGACCCTGCCAAGCTCACGTCAAACCACTCTCTCCCGTCACCGTCACATGCCCCGTCAAGGCAAATTTTACAAAGGACTCAAAAATACCTATCAGCATTAAACACCTGCCAGTCCATCCCCCCAGCCAACCAGCGGACACCGGCAGCAGCACAACGCCATCCACCGCAACGCATCCACCAGTAAAAAGCGAACTTCCCAGAACAAAAATCCCAGTCTCAAAAGTACTCGTAAGACGGGTCAGTAACAAGGTCATAACAGGACCTTCAGGTAGAACAGCATTGCACGAACCCGCCAGGAAATAG